A region of Ignavibacteriota bacterium DNA encodes the following proteins:
- a CDS encoding DUF5615 family PIN-like protein gives MKILLDECITKKLKTYLNDFEVYTVAEMGWSGLKNGELLKNCSINNFDILLTIDKNISSQQSIKRYNIAVVVLNSINSKLESIIPLIPQFKNEVSQFNKGHYYPINY, from the coding sequence ATGAAAATTTTGCTTGATGAATGTATAACCAAGAAACTAAAGACCTATCTTAATGATTTTGAAGTTTATACCGTTGCTGAAATGGGATGGAGTGGCTTAAAAAATGGTGAGCTTCTAAAAAATTGCTCAATAAATAATTTTGATATATTATTAACAATTGACAAAAATATTTCAAGTCAGCAAAGTATAAAAAGATACAATATAGCAGTTGTAGTTTTGAATAGTATCAACAGCAAATTAGAATCTATCATTCCTTTAATTCCACAATTTAAGAATGAGGTTTCACAATTCAACAAAGGGCACTATTATCCAATTAATTACTAA
- a CDS encoding DUF433 domain-containing protein, giving the protein MTNNPVNIDNEILAGTAVFTGTRVPVKNLFDYLESGETIDSFIDDFDSVTKEQVLKVLEISEKLIENTYSILNENFA; this is encoded by the coding sequence ATGACAAATAATCCTGTAAATATTGACAACGAGATTTTGGCTGGTACTGCGGTTTTTACCGGGACAAGAGTTCCTGTGAAGAACCTGTTCGACTATTTGGAATCCGGCGAAACAATTGATAGTTTCATTGATGATTTTGATTCAGTTACAAAAGAACAAGTATTAAAAGTCCTTGAAATTTCTGAAAAATTGATTGAAAACACTTATAGTATTTTAAATGAAAATTTTGCTTGA